The following are from one region of the Sorghum bicolor cultivar BTx623 chromosome 2, Sorghum_bicolor_NCBIv3, whole genome shotgun sequence genome:
- the LOC8067450 gene encoding uncharacterized protein LOC8067450: MAAHLRSISLPTRPHSLVLKAEQELQRLRSCCVSVSPPAPAHALRALLHDLSDLHEYVEEVVRLPTNWDALRLPRHRRLVEGELEASVTLLDLCGAARDGLADAKEQVRDLRSLLRRHRRAANSSHGAPRRGGVDAAAASVSARAAEACAVPLKKVARAIRRESGRCAGAAALDTTRDDLGCGGAQPRPLAMLAEVRELTVCVLQSSMDALLRQVVVRPPSAGKWSLVSRALAHNRSWSFGSGEAREGAARRANADDELVSGSFGAIKDVAGGDGPLDARSHLQSLEGCIEGLEDGLERLFRNLISSRVCLLNCGSSSRPTE; the protein is encoded by the exons ATGGCTGCCCATCTGCGATCCATCAGCTTGCCCACACGGCCGCACTCCCTGGTCCTCAAAGCCGAGCAGGAGCTGCAGCGCCTCAGGTCCTGCTGCGTTTCGGTGTCGCCGCCGGCACCTGCGCACGCCCTGCGCGCTCTGCTCCATGACCTCAGCGACCTGCACGAGTACGTCGAGGAGGTCGTCCGCCTGCCCACCAACTGGGACGCGCTCCGCCTTCCCCGGCACCGGCGGCTCGTGGAGGGCGAGCTGGAAGCGTCGGTGACGCTGCTGGACCTGTGCGGCGCGGCGCGGGACGGCCTCGCCGACGCCAAGGAGCAGGTCCGGGACCTGCGCTCGCTTCTCCGCAGACACCGCCGCGCGGCGAACAGCAGCCACGGAGCACCACGCCGAGGCGGTGTCGACGCCGCTGCTGCCAGTGTCAGTGCCAGGGCGGCGGAGGCGTGTGCCGTGCCGCTGAAGAAGGTGGCCAGGGCGATCAGGCGGGAGTCCGGCAGGTGTGCGGGTGCTGCCGCCCTTGACACCACCAGGGACGATCTCGGTTGCGGCGGCGCGCAGCCGAGGCCGCTGGCGATGCTGGCGGAGGTCAGGGAGCTCACCGTCTGCGTCCTGCAGTCGTCCATGGACGCTCTGCTTCGGCAGGTCGTCGTCAGGCCGCCGAGCGCCGGCAAGTGGTCGCTCGTGTCGAGAGCCTTGGCGCACAACAGGAGCTGGTCGTTCGGGTCCGGGGAAGCTCGGGAAGGCGCTGCTCGTCGTGCTAACGCCGACGATGAATTGGTGTCGGGCTCTTTCGGCGCCATCAAGGACGTTGCAGGTGGCGACGGGCCGTTGGATGCTCGGAGCCATTTGCAGTCGCTGGAGGGCTGCATCGAAGGCCTTGAGGATGGATTAGAGCGCCTGTTTAGGAACCTTATCAGCAGCAGAGTTTGCCTCCTGAACTGT GGGTCGTCGTCCAGGCCAACCGAATAA
- the LOC8067451 gene encoding uncharacterized protein At1g04910, translating to MGQPRRRGYPHGHGRHHRCPRRIALPAAGLGLLFLAVSLLSVSLLSAPPLADPRTGLGTSSSSRRFLRRYPTNGSGGELEGSESGDAFSVTTHGWTGQDDLWRSKLASNFHRCSNSSNKFLDSGVTTQPDRYLIVVTSGGLNQQRTGIVDAVVAARILNATLVVPRLDQTSFWKDSSNFSEIFDMDWFISYLEKDVRIIKEPPEKGGKAMKPYKMRVPRKCTPRCYLNRVLPALLKKHVIRMTKYDYRLSNKLDTDLQKLRCRVNYHALRFTDPIQELAEKLIQRMREKSRYFIALHLRFEPDMLAFSGCYYGGGEKERRELASIRKRWRTLHIRDPEKGRRQGRCPLTPEEVGLMLRALGYRSDVYIYVASGEIYGGEDTLAPLKALFPNFHTKETLSSQEELAPFLKFSSRMAAIDFIVCDESDAFVANNIGNMAKILAGQRRYFGHKRTIRPNAKQLYPLFMKRGNMSWDAFASQVRTIQKGYMGEPMEITPGRGEFHANPAACICEKSGRNSVIVKSISGSTQEPVTDTRIRKAIDIGRPPYPVYTDEEADGSDTEEDPDSSGRGEVIDTEPDDDSVVRQEDPELEEILSD from the exons ATGGGCcagccgcggcggcgcggctACCCGCACGGGCACGGCCGCCACCACCGGTGCCCGCGCCGCATTGCGCTGCCGGCGGCCGGGCTGGGCCTGCTCTTTCTCGCCGTCTCGCTCCTCTCCGTCTCACTCCTCTccgcgccgccgctcgccgACCCGCGCACGGGCCTCGGCACTTCCTCTTCCTCCCGACGGTTCCTCCGCCGCTATCCG ACAAACGGCTCCGGCGGCGAACTAGAGGGCTCCGAGAGCGGGGATGCGTTCAGTGTTACG ACACATGGATGGACTGGGCAGGATGATCTTTGGCGATCGAAGCTTGCTAGCAATTTCCACAGATGCAGCAACTCTAGCAATAAATTTCTTG ATTCTGGTGTTACCACTCAACCAGATCGATACTTGATTGTTGTTACAAGTGGAGGTCTTAATCAGCAGAGAACGGGG ATAGTCGATGCTGTAGTTGCTGCACGTATTTTGAACGCTACACTTGTTGTTCCCAGACTGGATCAAACATCTTTCTGGAAAGATTCAAG TAATTTTTCAGAAATCTTTGATATGGACTGGTTCATCTCATATCTTGAAAAGGATGTCAGAATTATCAAAGAGCCTCCAGAAAAAGGAGGTAAAGCAATGAAACCTTATAAAATGCGTGTCCCCCGAAAATGTACTCCACGGTGTTACTTGAACCGCGTCTTACCAGCACTTTTGAAAAAACAT GTTATTCGAATGACTAAATATGATTATAGGCTCTCAAATAAGTTGGACACTGACCTGCAAAAACTACGTTGCAGAGTCAACTATCATGCTTTGAGATTTACTGACCCGATACAAGAATTGGCTGAAAAGCTAATACAGCGAATGCGAGAAAAGAGCAGATATTTTATTGCTCTTCACCTGAG ATTTGAACCTGATATGCTCGCCTTTTCTGGGTGCTATTATGGTGGTGGAGAAAAGGAGAGGAGAGAATTAGCTTCAATTCGCAAACGATGGAGAACCTTGCAT ATACGTGACCCGGAGAAAGGAAGAAGGCAAGGTAGGTGTCCACTAACTCCTGAGGAGGTAGGGTTGATGTTGAGGGCATTAGGCTACAGAAGTGATGTGTACATTTATGTTGCTTCTGGTGAGATATACGGAGGGGAAGATACTTTAGCACCCCTCAAAGCGCTCTTTCCTAATTTCCATACAAAAGAAACACTGTCAAGCCAAGAGGAGCTTGCTCCATTCCTAAAGTTCTCATCTCGCATGGCTGCAATCGATTTCATTGTCTGTGATGAAAGTGATGCTTTTGTGGCTAACAACATTGGTAACATGGCCAAAATTCTGGCTGGGCAAAG GAGGTATTTTGGCCACAAGAGAACAATCCGGCCAAATGCTAAACAGCTCTATCCCTTATTCATGAAGAGGGGAAATATGTCATGGGATGCATTTGCCTCACAGGTGCGAACTATCCAGAAAGGATATATGGGAGAGCCTATGGAAATCACACCAGGAAGAGGCGAATTTCATGCCAACCCTGCCGCCTGTATATGTGAAAAGAGCGGCCGAAACTCAGTAATAGTCAAGTCCATTTCTGGAAGTACCCAGGAACCTGTAACTGACACCAGAATAAGGAAAGCCATTGACATTGGTAGACCACCATACCCTGTTTATACTGACGAAGAGGCAGATGGATCTGATACAGAAGAAGATCCAGATAGCAGCGGGAGAGGAGAGGTGATTGACACTGAACCTGACGATGATTCTGTGGTCAGACAGGAGGATCCTGAGCTAGAGGAGATCCTGTCAGATTAG